In Bacteroides sp., the DNA window ACTGAGGCCACAATGAGCAGTACCCTGACCACCACATTGAGCCGGAAGTTTTTAAATTTCATACTTTTCGATGCGTCGGTAAAGGGAAGCCCTGGTGATGCCCAGTTCTTTGGCAGCTTTGCTGATGTTGCCGCCATGCTTGTCGATGACCTTACGGATCAGCATTTTTTCTGTTGCTTCGAGGTTGGTGTCAACCACGGTGTTCTCCTGGTCTGAGCGATCTTGTGTGGAGAGGAAGAAGTCGTTGGGCTGCAGCACATTGGATTCACTCATGATCACAGCTCTTTCAACGGCGTGCTGGAGCTCGCGGATGTTTCCAGGCCAGTTGTGTTTCTCCAGGCGCTTCAGGGTAGAGGCGTGGAGGCGTTTGGCCGGCATTTTGTATTTCTTGCAATAGATCTCCAGGAAGTGGTCTACCAGCAGGGGGATGTCTTCCACCCGTTCGCGCAGGGGTGGCAGGTGAATCTCGACGGTGTTGATGCGGTAGAGCAGGTCCTGGCGAAACTTGCCTTCTTCAACCATTTGATAGAGTGGCATATTGGTGGCACACACCAGGCGCACGTCAATGGGAATCTCTTTCACAGAGCCCAGGCGAACCACTTTTCGGTTCTGCAGCACGCTGAGCAGTTTCGACTGCAGGGGGTAAGTCAGGTTGCCGATCTCATCAAGGAAGATGGTTCCCTTGTTAGCTGCCTCAAAGCGACCGGCACGATCGTCTTTGGCATCCGTAAAGGCGCCTTTCTTGTATCCGAAGAGTTCGCTTTCGAAGAGGCTTTCACTGATGGCACCGAGGTCGACGCTGATGAAGACCTCGTCCTTGCGGGCCGAGGCGCGGTGAACGGCGCGGGCGATGACTTCTTTACCCGTCCCGTTCTCGCCCAGGATCAGGATGTTGGCATCCGTAACGGCCACCTTTTGCACCGTGGCCAGCACCGACATCATCCCTTTTGACCGTCCAACGATATGGCTGTAAGGTTGGTCACCCTGTTCCAGTAGGAACTTCTGCTTGGAACGCAGGTCCTGCAGTTCTTTTTTTGAACGATGGACTTCGAGGGTGGTGTTCACGGTGGCCAGCAGCTTTTTATTGTCCCAGGGCTTCAGGAGGAAATTGGTAGCCCCTTCCTTGATGCCCTGCACTGCAAGCTCAATGTCTCCATAAGCGGTGATCAGGATGACTGCTATGGCGGGATCGGTTTCCAGGATCTTGTTGAGCCAGTAGAACCCTTCCTTTCCGCTGGTGGCATCGCGCGAAAAGTTCATATCGAGCAGGATAAGATCGTAGGTCTCGTTTTTCAACAAGAGTGGAATGTTATTGGGATCTTTATCCGTATGCACTGTTTTGATATGTTGCTTCAGGAAAAGTTTGGCTGCCAGCAACACATCCTCGTCGTCGTCGATAATGAGGATCTTGGAATCAAGTTTCGTCATGGTTGGGATAATTTAGGCGCTAAGATAAGAAAAAACCGGTTTTATTGAAAAGCATCTCATGCAATAATAAAGGTAGTGGCGTTATTTCTTGAGAAACAGGAATTTGCAAAGTTTTTTTAAAAAAACTGTCAGGCGAATAAAAATTTACTTACTTTTGCAATCTCTAATTCAGGGCGATTAGCTCAGCTGGTTTAGAGCATCTGCCTTACAAGCAGAGGGTCGGCGGTTCGAATCCGTCATCGCCCACCAGGCCGCTTCCTCAGGAGCGGCTTTTTTTTGTCCATACCACACAACTTCGGTTCCCCACCCCTGGGCGTTTCCCTTTTTACATGCTGAAGTCACCTGCATTAAAGTGAACAGACTCACTCCAGGCTTATTTCCGAGTCCGAGATCAAAAGAAATTAACACGTAGTTAACACGTAGTTTAAACGTGCAAAAACGTTTATGATACGTCTGAACTACGTTTAAACTACGTCTGAACTACGACCCAGGACCTGCCCTGCAAGGGTTTCAGATATCTCATACAGCTAAAAGGGTTTGCTGACGAAAGATAGGAGATACTTTTGCGTAATTATTTTGAAAAAGGAAGTGGGAATGAATGGACATTCCAGGTGATTGCCTGTCTGCGTAATAGAAACCCAAAACTGTCCGCCAGCGAACGCCGGGTGTTTTATTCTGAACACCTTTTTCGGCCTTCCCTTTTCCCCGAAAGGGGAATAACATTCACCCTTACAGCCATTTATGATTAATGGCATATTTATGGATATACCTTTGCCGTAAGTTTATTGGTTAACAGGTTAATTGGTTCAAAGGTAAGGGTTGGTTCGCCGGCCTTTACCTTTCTTCCAGAAAACCGGAAAACAAACTGGCTATGCGCAAAGCTTTTCTTTTTCTTGCCTTTCTGGGAATTATTTGCGGGTTGGCTTCATCCGCCCGGGGACAAGCGGTCTGGACTCTTGACCGCTGCCTGGACTATGCCCTGAAGCATAACCTGGATATTCAACTGCAGATGCTTGCCGAACGGGAAGCAGAAGTGGATGTGAAACAGGGCTTTGGGAACCTGCTCCCCACCCTTGGCGCCTATTCACAGCAGGGGTATAATTATGGCCGGACGGTTGACCGCTTTACCAATGAGTTTGTCACAGAAAGGGTGTTTTTACATAACCTCTATGCAGGCAGCGATGTTATTCTCTTTTCAGGATTTCAGAATATCAACCAGATTCGTTACTACAATGCCAGTCGCAGTGCCCTTCGGTATGATACTGAAAAAATGAAAAACGACCTGGTGCTTGCCATTGCGGGGGCTTATCTTCAGATTCTTTATCATCACGATATGCTTGAAGTAGCCCAGGCCCAGCTGGAGGTGGTGACCCAGCAGCTTGAACGCACGCAGGTCCTGTTTGAAGGGGGCAAGCTTGCCCAGGGTGCCCTTCTGGAGATGGAGGCTCAATTGGCAAGAGAACGGATGGGGCTTCAGCAGGCAAAGAATAACCTGAAGCTTTCGGAACTGGAGATGATCCACCTATTGCAACTGGACCCTGGGGAGGGGTTTGTGGTGGAACGGCTCGCCCTTGATGTGGATCATGCACATATGCTTTTCGATCCCTCACAGGTTTATAACAAGGCACTGGGGCATGAACCTTCGGTACAGGCAGCAGCCGAGCGTATTGAGATGGCTGGCAACAACCTGGCCATTGCCCGCGGAGGGTATAGCCCGAGGCTGATCATGAGCGCTAACCTGGGAACGGGTTATTCAGGGGCTGCACTCAGCCTGGTGGATATGATTGAGACCGGGACCTACCAAACCATAGGCTTTACGGAATCGAATGAACCGGTTTACCAGGAGATTAAACAACCCGTTTATGAAAAGAAACCCTATCGCGACCAGTTGCGCGACAACTATAACACCCAGTTCAGCCTGGGTTTAAGCATCCCCATCCTGAATCATTTTCAGACGCGCAACCGGGTGAGCCGTGCCCGCATACAATTGGAAGGCGCCCGCGTGCAGCTTGAGCAGGCCAAGTACAGGCTTCATCAGACGGTTCAGAAGGCACATGCTGATGCTTTGGCCGCATACGAAAATTACCTGGCAAACGAGAAATCACTCGAAGCTTTTGAGCAGGCTTTCCGGTATTCGGAACAAAGGTTCAGCCTGGGAGTGGTAAGCAGCATTGAATACAATGAAGCCCGCACCAACCTGGCACAGGCAAGGGCTGAGGCCATTCAGTCGAAATACCAGTACATCTATATGCTGAAAATCCTTGAGTTTTATCGGGGTGAAGGCTTCAGCCTTTAATTCAGAATGAAGACTTCAGGAATTGGCGGATGGCTTCCATGAAGTCATCCGGGTTGTCGGCATGCAGCCAGTGTGTCCCATCGGAAATGGTCTCAAAAACAGCATTGGGAAACATTTTCCTGATAAGATCAACATCCTGCTCGCGGATGTAATCTGATTTTTCGCCTCGCAGGAAAAGGGTGGGTTTTTCAAAGGAACCCGAAGGATTGATCTCACGAAATACCTCGTCCAGGTTATCGCGAATCACCTCAAGATTTAACCGCCACCCCAGGCTCGAGCGATCTTTCCAGTAGAGGTTCTTAAGAAGAAATTGCCTGAGGCGATACGAGGGCACTTTATCTTCCAGGGCATTTGCTACCTGCACCCTGCTGTCGTATCCCGAGAGGTCAAGGCTGAGCATGATGTCGATCAGGTTTTGGTGCTGATCATTGCTGGTGCGGGCTGCCGGACTGATGTCTGCTACGATGAGGCGGTCGACTCGTTCGGGGTGGTCAAAGGCAAATTGCATTACGGTTTTGCCGCCCATGGAATGACCCAGCAGATGTGCTTTTTCAATTTCTTGCTGATCGAGAAATTCAAGCAGGTCGTCACTCATGGCTTCATAGCTGAAAACCGGGCTGTGCCCCGAACGGCCATGATTTCGCTGGTCAGCAATGAACACGTGATATTCCTTCCCCAGCTCAGAGGCAATGGAAATAAAATTATCAGACATGCCAAACAGGCCGTGTAAAATGACCAGGGGCTTTCCTGAACCGATTTCTTTGTAATGCAGATTCATACAGAGATTCTTGATTAATGCCTTGTGAATACCCA includes these proteins:
- a CDS encoding sigma-54 dependent transcriptional regulator; protein product: MTKLDSKILIIDDDEDVLLAAKLFLKQHIKTVHTDKDPNNIPLLLKNETYDLILLDMNFSRDATSGKEGFYWLNKILETDPAIAVILITAYGDIELAVQGIKEGATNFLLKPWDNKKLLATVNTTLEVHRSKKELQDLRSKQKFLLEQGDQPYSHIVGRSKGMMSVLATVQKVAVTDANILILGENGTGKEVIARAVHRASARKDEVFISVDLGAISESLFESELFGYKKGAFTDAKDDRAGRFEAANKGTIFLDEIGNLTYPLQSKLLSVLQNRKVVRLGSVKEIPIDVRLVCATNMPLYQMVEEGKFRQDLLYRINTVEIHLPPLRERVEDIPLLVDHFLEIYCKKYKMPAKRLHASTLKRLEKHNWPGNIRELQHAVERAVIMSESNVLQPNDFFLSTQDRSDQENTVVDTNLEATEKMLIRKVIDKHGGNISKAAKELGITRASLYRRIEKYEI
- a CDS encoding TolC family protein, whose product is MRKAFLFLAFLGIICGLASSARGQAVWTLDRCLDYALKHNLDIQLQMLAEREAEVDVKQGFGNLLPTLGAYSQQGYNYGRTVDRFTNEFVTERVFLHNLYAGSDVILFSGFQNINQIRYYNASRSALRYDTEKMKNDLVLAIAGAYLQILYHHDMLEVAQAQLEVVTQQLERTQVLFEGGKLAQGALLEMEAQLARERMGLQQAKNNLKLSELEMIHLLQLDPGEGFVVERLALDVDHAHMLFDPSQVYNKALGHEPSVQAAAERIEMAGNNLAIARGGYSPRLIMSANLGTGYSGAALSLVDMIETGTYQTIGFTESNEPVYQEIKQPVYEKKPYRDQLRDNYNTQFSLGLSIPILNHFQTRNRVSRARIQLEGARVQLEQAKYRLHQTVQKAHADALAAYENYLANEKSLEAFEQAFRYSEQRFSLGVVSSIEYNEARTNLAQARAEAIQSKYQYIYMLKILEFYRGEGFSL
- a CDS encoding alpha/beta fold hydrolase, with protein sequence MNLHYKEIGSGKPLVILHGLFGMSDNFISIASELGKEYHVFIADQRNHGRSGHSPVFSYEAMSDDLLEFLDQQEIEKAHLLGHSMGGKTVMQFAFDHPERVDRLIVADISPAARTSNDQHQNLIDIMLSLDLSGYDSRVQVANALEDKVPSYRLRQFLLKNLYWKDRSSLGWRLNLEVIRDNLDEVFREINPSGSFEKPTLFLRGEKSDYIREQDVDLIRKMFPNAVFETISDGTHWLHADNPDDFMEAIRQFLKSSF